A segment of the Serratia fonticola genome:
GCTCGACCACCGCTTTAAAATAGCTGAGGGGCTTTAGCTTGATCATCAGCGTACCCAATGCAGCTTTTTGCCAAAGCCCAAGGTGTTATCGGTCATCTTCACTTCCTGCAACGCAATCTGCCAAATCGGGGCCTTCATGACCTTGGCAACGGGGAAGCGTTTGCAGTAACGCGCACGGGCCATCTGCGCGTCATCGCCCTCCAGCAAGGTGATTTCCCCCGCGTATTGCACCCCTTTAATCAGCGCGATGGTCTTTGGCTGCGGCGCAACGGTACCAACAACCTGGCTGTTTTGTTGCATCAGCTCACCGTGGCGGGTATGCGGTTCAGTCATCAGCCACAGCGCCATACGTTCGGCATCGAACACGTAAAAACA
Coding sequences within it:
- a CDS encoding YhbP family protein — translated: MNQSEDQLHIIRFLSKQHVLTLCAGHGAAMWCASCFYVFDAERMALWLMTEPHTRHGELMQQNSQVVGTVAPQPKTIALIKGVQYAGEITLLEGDDAQMARARYCKRFPVAKVMKAPIWQIALQEVKMTDNTLGFGKKLHWVR